A DNA window from Verrucomicrobiota bacterium contains the following coding sequences:
- a CDS encoding DUF5009 domain-containing protein translates to MNQSTVDGNNTERLNSLDAYRGAIMISLISHGFGFPAFEGHLFLGFLAHHTEHVPWEGFAYWDLIQPAFMFMVGVAMPFAFAKRVSLGDSTSKIYLHAFRRAFNLFLIAAIFTSINRGQPTITLVNVLPQIAFGYLATLLVLHRSYTIQGVTAIAILILYSIVWILYPGNGQGGPWAMGYDNMGGDFDQWILRKHNPGYWMSLNAIPSTAQIIAGAMCGKLLASDRPQKEIIKILGISAATLMVAGFALGFYIPIVKRILTASFALYSTGWAILLLLGFYWIIDVKGHKCWSFFLIVVGMNSIAAYVVSQLFRGWINKSILVFTSSPVENLGAYGEVLQALLVLVVQWYIFYFCYKKKVFFKV, encoded by the coding sequence ATGAATCAATCTACAGTAGATGGTAACAACACCGAGCGTCTAAACAGTTTGGACGCCTATCGAGGAGCGATCATGATATCGCTGATCTCGCACGGCTTCGGATTTCCCGCGTTTGAAGGGCATCTTTTTTTAGGCTTCCTGGCACATCATACAGAACATGTACCGTGGGAAGGGTTTGCTTACTGGGATCTCATTCAGCCCGCGTTCATGTTCATGGTTGGAGTGGCGATGCCCTTTGCTTTTGCCAAACGCGTTTCATTGGGTGATTCGACCAGCAAAATTTATCTCCACGCATTCCGCCGGGCGTTCAACCTGTTTTTAATCGCAGCTATCTTTACCTCCATCAACCGAGGCCAGCCAACCATCACACTGGTGAATGTACTTCCTCAGATCGCGTTTGGATACCTCGCGACTTTGTTAGTGCTGCACAGAAGCTATACTATCCAAGGCGTCACAGCCATCGCGATTCTCATTCTCTACTCAATCGTCTGGATCTTATATCCCGGCAATGGACAAGGAGGCCCCTGGGCGATGGGCTATGACAATATGGGAGGCGACTTTGACCAATGGATACTTAGGAAACACAATCCCGGGTATTGGATGTCGCTCAACGCCATTCCATCCACAGCTCAGATCATAGCCGGGGCCATGTGCGGCAAACTACTTGCCAGTGACCGTCCTCAAAAGGAAATAATCAAGATACTGGGAATTTCCGCGGCAACACTGATGGTGGCAGGTTTTGCTCTCGGTTTTTATATCCCGATCGTAAAGCGGATATTAACCGCCTCATTCGCACTGTATTCCACCGGATGGGCAATTCTCTTGCTACTGGGATTTTACTGGATCATCGACGTAAAAGGGCACAAGTGCTGGTCGTTCTTTCTGATCGTGGTGGGTATGAATTCCATTGCTGCCTATGTTGTATCCCAGCTCTTTCGAGGCTGGATCAACAAATCGATTCTGGTTTTTACGAGTTCACCGGTCGAAAACCTGGGCGCTTACGGCGAAGTGCTACAGGCTCTTCTGGTTCTAGTGGTTCAGTGGTATATTTTCTATTTCTGCTATAAGAAAAAAGTGTTTTTTAAGGTTTAA